From the Penicillium oxalicum strain HP7-1 chromosome V, whole genome shotgun sequence genome, one window contains:
- a CDS encoding Phosphomannomutase: MTTATAVYPTLEERPLKDTIVLFDVDETLSKARRSATPEMHELLSRLRHKCAIGYVGGSNYVKQQEQLGNATTEVTSLFDFCFSENGLVAWRLGKPLQSNSFIKWLGEDKYQALADFCLRYISNVKLPRKRGTFVEFRNGMINVSPVGRNASVEERNEFEAYDKVHNIRRDMVEALKKEFPDYGLSYSIGGQISFDVFPNGWDKTYCLQHVEAEKGISGVEYKTIHFFGDKCFPGGNDYEIYMDPRTIGHAVDGPEDTMKQLKEIFDL, from the exons ATGACTACCGCTACTGCTGTCTACCCTACTTTGGAGGAGCGTCCTCTCAAGGACACGATTGTCCTTTTCGATGTTGACGAGACCTTGAGCAAGGCTCGGCGT TCTGCCACTCCGGAGATGCATGAATTGCTCTCTCGCCTGCGACACAAGTGCGCCATCGGCTAC GTCGGCGGTTCCAACTATGTGAAGCAGCAGGAGCAGTTGGGCAATGCTACTACCGAGGTGACCAGTCTCTTTGATTTTTGCTTCTCTGAGAACGGTCTCGTCGCATGGCGTCTCGGCAAGCCTCTCCAGAGCAACAGCTTCATCAAGTGGCTCGGGGAGGACAAGTACCAAGCCCTGGCCGACTTCTGCCTTCGCTACATTTCCAATGTCAAATTGCCTCGAAAGCGTGGTACTTTTGTTGAGTTCCGCAATGGCATGATCAATGTTAGCCCCGTCGGGCGTAACGCCAGCGTGGAAGAGCGTAACGAGTTTGAAGC ATATGACAAGGTTCACAACATTCGCCGTGATATGGTCGAGGCCCTGAAGAAGGAGTTCCCTGACTACGGTCTTAG CTACTCAATTGGAGGTCAAATCTCGTTCGATGTCTTCCCTAATGGCTGGGACAAGACTTATTGCTTGCAGCACGTCGAGGCTGAGAAGGGCATTTCCGGAGTCGAGTACAAGACCATTCACTTCTTTGGTGACAAGTGTTTCCCTGGTGGGAACGACTACGAGATCTACATGGATCCGCGCACCATTGGCCACGCGGTTGACGGACCGGAGGACACCATGAAGCAATTGAAGGAGATCTTTGATCTTTAG